A DNA window from Chthonomonadales bacterium contains the following coding sequences:
- a CDS encoding molybdenum cofactor guanylyltransferase, with translation MAGIVLAGGRSTRMGVDKAGLPYSGTTLLAHVATALASVLGTVVIVVARAPERYSVLGARVVADAWPGAGPLGGIATGLRALPEGHHVAAACDMPHLRPEVTQVLLEAARGWDAAVPVVGGRRQPLLAAYHTDCLPAFVAAIAEGRLAVHAALEAVRLREVCEDELRSVDPDLRSFTNLNTPEDYHRAASKGETT, from the coding sequence GTGGCGGGCATCGTGCTGGCCGGGGGCCGCAGCACACGCATGGGAGTTGACAAGGCCGGGCTTCCGTACTCCGGCACCACCCTGCTCGCGCACGTGGCTACGGCGCTCGCCTCGGTCCTCGGAACGGTCGTCATCGTGGTCGCGCGGGCGCCCGAACGCTACTCGGTGCTCGGCGCCCGGGTCGTCGCCGATGCCTGGCCCGGCGCGGGGCCGCTGGGCGGCATCGCCACGGGTTTGCGCGCGCTCCCGGAGGGGCACCACGTCGCCGCCGCCTGCGACATGCCTCACCTGAGGCCGGAGGTGACGCAAGTCCTCCTTGAGGCCGCGCGCGGCTGGGATGCGGCGGTGCCGGTGGTCGGCGGGCGCCGTCAACCGCTGCTCGCGGCCTATCACACCGATTGCCTGCCGGCGTTCGTCGCCGCCATCGCCGAGGGCCGACTGGCCGTGCACGCCGCGCTCGAAGCAGTCCGCCTGCGCGAGGTGTGCGAGGACGAGTTGAGGAGCGTCGACCCCGACCTGCGGTCGTTCACCAACCTCAAC
- the trxB gene encoding thioredoxin-disulfide reductase, with protein MNPASDIENMIILGSGPAGYTAALYAARAGLSPLMIDGGPGFGQTLQGQGGQLTITTEVENYPGFPDGIMGPELMVRMREQVARFGVRFVEDLATQVDLSDRPFRVRVGEAEYRGRVLVIATGASARWLGLDAERPVREGGLGGVGVSACATCDGALPAFRGKELAVVGGGDTAVEEALYLTHFASRVYVVHRRNELRASHIMQKRLLEHPRVTPLWNKVVADIHDVRAGRVTAVDLRDTVTGDVTTQPIAGLFIAIGHRPNSDLFAGQIAMDENGYIRTHHDVRTTVRGVFACGDVQDHEYRQAVTAAGSGCMAAIQAERMLAAEDAGTMVDW; from the coding sequence ATGAACCCTGCTTCGGATATCGAGAACATGATCATCCTCGGCAGCGGGCCGGCAGGCTACACCGCCGCCCTCTACGCTGCTCGCGCCGGCCTCTCGCCGCTCATGATCGACGGCGGCCCCGGCTTCGGCCAGACGCTGCAGGGCCAGGGCGGCCAGCTCACCATCACCACCGAGGTCGAGAACTACCCGGGGTTCCCCGACGGCATCATGGGCCCCGAGCTCATGGTTCGCATGCGCGAGCAGGTGGCCCGGTTCGGCGTGCGCTTCGTGGAGGACCTGGCGACGCAAGTTGATCTCTCGGACCGCCCGTTCCGCGTGAGGGTTGGCGAGGCGGAGTACCGGGGCCGCGTACTGGTGATCGCCACTGGCGCGTCGGCCCGCTGGCTGGGGCTGGATGCCGAGAGGCCTGTGCGCGAGGGTGGCCTGGGCGGCGTCGGGGTGTCGGCGTGCGCCACGTGCGACGGCGCGCTACCCGCTTTCCGCGGTAAGGAGCTTGCGGTGGTGGGGGGTGGCGACACGGCCGTCGAGGAGGCGCTCTACCTGACGCACTTCGCCAGCCGGGTCTACGTCGTGCATCGTCGCAACGAGCTTCGCGCCTCGCACATCATGCAGAAGCGCCTGCTCGAGCACCCCAGGGTAACGCCGCTCTGGAACAAAGTGGTCGCCGACATCCATGACGTGCGAGCAGGACGCGTCACGGCGGTGGATCTGCGCGACACGGTGACAGGCGACGTCACGACGCAGCCGATCGCTGGCCTGTTCATCGCGATCGGTCACCGCCCGAACAGCGATCTGTTTGCCGGGCAGATCGCGATGGACGAGAACGGCTACATCCGCACGCATCACGACGTCCGCACCACGGTGCGCGGCGTGTTCGCCTGCGGCGACGTGCAGGATCACGAGTATCGGCAGGCCGTCACCGCGGCCGGGTCGGGCTGCATGGCGGCCATCCAGGCGGAGCGTATGCTGGCCGCCGAGGACGCAGGCACCATGGTGGACTGGTAG